Below is a window of Streptomyces sp. WMMB303 DNA.
CTGGATTTTCCGGGTTTTCTTCCCGTTCGGCGACCCCGGTCCGGGACCATCCGAAAATTCGCATGTGTGATCGATCACAACCCGGCCGCAGGCAGCGATAAGTGTCCCCGATTCCGCATATAGCGAACGGAGTGCCGACTACACCGGGGTGTTTTCGGTCACTTTTCGTCACCTCCATGATCCTTCGCCCTTCCTGCGAGGCTTCGCGGCGCACCCCGCCACCACTCAGAGCGGCAGCGTCACCCGCATCACCAGGCCGCCGTCCTCGCGCGGTACGGCCGAGACCGCACCGCCGTGCGCCCGCGCGACCGAGCGCACGATCGACAACCCGAGCCCGACCCCCTTGTCACTGCCCGTCCGCTCCGTACGCAGACGCCGGAACGGCTCGAAGAGGTTGTCCACCTCGTAGGCCGGGACGACGGGTCCGGTGTTCTCGACGCTGAGCACCGCCTGCCCCGGCTGGGCCTCCGTACTGACCGAGACCCATCCGCCCGCACGCAGGTTGTAGCGCACGGCATTCTGCACCAGGTTCAGTGCGACGCGCTCCAGGAGTACCCCGTTGCCCTGTACATATGTGGGCTGCCGTACTCCGCGCAACTCGACGCCCTTGGTCTCGGCCTCTCCGCGGGCCTGCTCGACCGCCTGCGAGGCCACCTCGGCCAGATCCACCGGCTTGCGGTCCACCAGCTCGTTCTCGCTCCGTGCGAGCAGCAGCAGCCCCTCCACGAGCTGCTCGCTGCGCTCGTTGGTGGCCAGCAGCGTCTTGGCCAGCTGCTGCAGCTCCGGCGAGGCGTCCGGATCGGCGAGCTGCACCTCGAGCAGCGTCCGGTTGATCGCCAGCGGGGTGCGCAACTCGTGCGAGGCGTTGCCCACGAAGCGCTGCTGCGCGGTGAAGGCACGCTCCAGCCGGTCCAGCATGTCGTCGAAGGTGTCGGACAGCTCCTTGAGCTCGTCGTCCGGGCCCTCCAGCTCGATCCGCTTGTGCAGGTCCGAGCCCGCCACCTGGCGTGCGGTGCGGGTGATGCGGCCCAGCGGCGAGAGCACCCGGCCCGCCATCACGTACCCGAAGGCGAACGCGGCCACGGCGAGCCCGAGCAGCGCGAGCAGGGAGCGGCGCAGCAACCCGTCCAGTGCCATCCTGCGCTGCGCCTCCGCGCACTCCGACAGGCGTTGCATGAACACATCGCTGGGGAGTGTTCCGGTCAGCCCCTGGCAGTCAGAGGTCGGCTGGACCTCCCCGTTGAGGATGCGGAACGAGACATGGCTGGCGTCGTCCAGCGCCTGCGCCGCCAGCAGATAGATGATCGTCAGCAGCAGCATCCCGGCGATCAGGAACATTCCGCCGTACAGCAGCGTGAGCCGTATCCGGATGGTGGGGCGCAGCAGGGGCAAGGACCGGGGGGTCTCGCGCGGGTCCCAACTCGGTTTGGGGGGTGTGCGCGGCGGGGCGCCGCCGGAGCGGTCGCCCGCCTCCGGGCCGGCGGCACCGGGGGTCCCCCGGGAAGCGGGGGAACCCGGGGATTCGGGAGAAGTGGAAGGGGCCATCGACGTCAGATCCGGTACCCCGCGCCCGGCACGGTGACGATCACCGGTGGCTCACCGAGCTTGCGGCGCAGCGTCATCACCGTCACCCGCACCACATTGGTGAACGGGTCGGTGTTCTCGTCCCACGCCTTCTCCAGGAGCTGCTCGGCGGAGACCACACTGCCCTCGCCCCGCATCAGCACCTCCAGCACCGCGAACTCCTTGGGCGCCAGCTGGATCTCCCGGCCGTCCCGGGAGACCTCGCGGCGCCCCGGGTCCAGCCGGATGCCGGCCCGCTCCAGCACCGGCGGGAGGGCTGTGGTCGTGCGCCGCCCCAGCGCCCGCACGCGGGCCGTCAGCTCGGAGAAGGCGAAGGGCTTGGGCAGGTAGTCGTCGGCGCCCAGCTCCAGGCCCTCGACCCGGTCGCTGACGTCCCCGGAGGCGGTGAGCATCAGCACCCGGGTGGGCAGCCCCAGCTCCACGATCCGGCGGCAGACGTCGTCCCCGTGCACCAGCGGCAGGTCCCGGTCGAGTACGACGACGTCGTAGTCGTTGATGTCGACGCGCTCTTGCGCCGCCGCCCCGTCGTAGACCACATCGACGGCCATGGCCTCTCTGCGGAGGCCCGTCGCCACGGCATCGGCGAGCAGCTGCTCGTCCTCGACGACGAGTACGCGCACGGCGCTGTTCCTTCCCTGGATACGGATGGGGGATCGTGCTCCCCATCGTGCCCCGGAACCCGGTAAATCGACGGTAAGAGCAGAGGTGGGAGGCCGGGCGCGCACTCCGGCACGAGCCGCCGGCACATTTTCGGGGCGGTTGAGGTTTCTCTGAGGTTCCGGTTGGGGAGGACCTGAGCACCACCCACGATCACGCCCTGTGCGCAGGGTGCCACGACGCACCTCCGACGCAGTCCGGGGACCACGCCGTGATCGGGCACGCACCACTTCCCTCGGCACACCCCGTGCCACCGACCCGCGACGAGGGGGCACACCATGGACGCATTCACCGCAGGCATCCTGCAGCGTATACGGACCACCGAGTCCGACCTGCACCGCGCACGTGAATCCGGCGACGACTTCCTCGTGGACGTCGAGCAGTCGGAGCTGGAGGACCTCCGCCGCCTGGCCGCCGAGCACGGCGTGCAGGTCGCCTGAGGACCCTTTCGAGCCCCGCTCAGGTGATGCGGCCCCCCGGTCCGGGGGGCCGCATCACCGTTCCCGGGCTACTCCGCGCCCGCCGTGCCGTTCGGCTGGTCGTGCCAGGCACCCAGCTCCTCCAGCAGCGGCTGGAGGACTTCGAAGACCCCCGGCGAAGCGGCGACGGTGAGATCGCCGTCGGCGGGCAGCCCCGGGCGGCCGCCCGTGCGGGCACCGGCCTCCCGCGCGATGAGATCCCCCGCGGCCAGATCCCACGGGTTGAGACCGCGCTCGTAGAAGCCGTCCAGCCGCCCGGTGGCGACGTCGCACAGGTCGATGGCGGCCGAGCCGCCGCGGCGGATGTCGCGCACCCGCGGCACCAGTTCCTGGGCGACAGCGGCCTGGGCCACCCGCCGCTCCCTGATGTAGCCGAATCCGGTGCCGATCAGTGCCTGGTCCAGCGGCGGGGACGGGCGGCATCGCAGGCGTCGGCCGTCCAGCTGGGCGCCCTGCCCGCTGACCGCCTGCCAGGTCTCACCCCGCACCGGTGCCGCCACCACACCCACGATCCGCTCGCCGTGGTACTCGGCGGCGATGGAGACGGCCCAGTCGGGACGTCCGTACAGGTAGTTGACGGTGCCGTCGACGGGGTCGATGACCCAACGGACACCGGAGGTGCCCTCGCTGACGGCGCCCTCCTCACCGAGGAAGCCGTCCTGCGGACGGTGCTCGGCCAGGAATCCGGTGATCAGCCGCTCGGAGGCCAGGTCCATCTCGGTGACCACGTCGATGGGGCTGGTCTTGGTCGCCGCGACGCCCAGGTCGGCCGGGCGTCCGTCGCGCAGCAGGGTGCCCGCGCGGGCGGCGGCCTCCTGGGCGAGAGCGAGCAGCTCGGCCTTGAGCGCGTCGTCGGCGGGTTCGGATGCGGACTGCGGGGTGTCGGTCACGTGTGTCGATGCTCCTGTCGTGTTGACCGGGTACCGGCGCGGCGGTGAGCCGGGGCGGGCGGTCGGGCGCGCCGGGATCCGGGCGCGGGACTCTCACAAGGGCGGTGCGTCGGCACCTGCCGCGGCCGGCTTCGGCGTCCGCGCCGGGCAGCAGCCGACCGGGCACACATCGTGGCTCGGCCCGAGCGCACCCAGCGCGCAGCGGGCGGGCGCCTCGCCCCGCTCCGTGGCGGCGCGCTCCAGCACCAGCTCCCGCACCGCGGCGGCGAATCGCGGGTCGGCACCCACCGTGGGCGAGCGGCGGGCGGGCAGGCCCAGCTCGGACGCCTTGTCCAGGGCCTCGGTGTCCAGGTCGTAGCGGACTTCCATGTGGTCCGAGACGAAGCCGACCGGCACCATCACCACCCCGGGCACGCCGGCGCCGTGCAGCTCCGCCAGGTGGTCGCAGATGTCCGGCTCCAGCCACGGTACGGAGGGCGGGCCGCTGCGCGACTGGTAGACGAGGCTCCAGGAGTGCCGTACACCGGTGCGTTCCCGGACGGCCTCGGTGATCAGTTCGGCGGCGTCGCGGTGCTGTGCGACGTAGGCGCCGCCGTCGCCGTGCTCCTCGACGGGGCCGGAGGTGTCGGCCGCGGCGGTGGGGATGGAGTGCGTGGTGAAGGCGAGGTGCGCGTCGTCGCGCACCTCGGCGGGGAGATCGTCCAGACAGGCGAGCACACCGTCGACCACGGGTTCGAGGAAGCCCGGGTGGTTGAAGTAGTGGCGCAGCTTGTCCACCCGGGGCGGGCGCAGCCCCTCCTCCCGCAGCGCCGTCAGCGACTC
It encodes the following:
- a CDS encoding ATP-binding protein; amino-acid sequence: MAPSTSPESPGSPASRGTPGAAGPEAGDRSGGAPPRTPPKPSWDPRETPRSLPLLRPTIRIRLTLLYGGMFLIAGMLLLTIIYLLAAQALDDASHVSFRILNGEVQPTSDCQGLTGTLPSDVFMQRLSECAEAQRRMALDGLLRRSLLALLGLAVAAFAFGYVMAGRVLSPLGRITRTARQVAGSDLHKRIELEGPDDELKELSDTFDDMLDRLERAFTAQQRFVGNASHELRTPLAINRTLLEVQLADPDASPELQQLAKTLLATNERSEQLVEGLLLLARSENELVDRKPVDLAEVASQAVEQARGEAETKGVELRGVRQPTYVQGNGVLLERVALNLVQNAVRYNLRAGGWVSVSTEAQPGQAVLSVENTGPVVPAYEVDNLFEPFRRLRTERTGSDKGVGLGLSIVRSVARAHGGAVSAVPREDGGLVMRVTLPL
- a CDS encoding response regulator transcription factor; the encoded protein is MRVLVVEDEQLLADAVATGLRREAMAVDVVYDGAAAQERVDINDYDVVVLDRDLPLVHGDDVCRRIVELGLPTRVLMLTASGDVSDRVEGLELGADDYLPKPFAFSELTARVRALGRRTTTALPPVLERAGIRLDPGRREVSRDGREIQLAPKEFAVLEVLMRGEGSVVSAEQLLEKAWDENTDPFTNVVRVTVMTLRRKLGEPPVIVTVPGAGYRI
- a CDS encoding inositol monophosphatase family protein, producing MTDTPQSASEPADDALKAELLALAQEAAARAGTLLRDGRPADLGVAATKTSPIDVVTEMDLASERLITGFLAEHRPQDGFLGEEGAVSEGTSGVRWVIDPVDGTVNYLYGRPDWAVSIAAEYHGERIVGVVAAPVRGETWQAVSGQGAQLDGRRLRCRPSPPLDQALIGTGFGYIRERRVAQAAVAQELVPRVRDIRRGGSAAIDLCDVATGRLDGFYERGLNPWDLAAGDLIAREAGARTGGRPGLPADGDLTVAASPGVFEVLQPLLEELGAWHDQPNGTAGAE
- a CDS encoding ferrochelatase, which translates into the protein MSDALPTEPPDPGPDSSPAPYDALLLLSFGGPEGMDDVVPFLQNVTRGRGIPTERLEEVGRHYYLFDGVSPINEQNRALLAALREDFAAHGLELPVYWGNRNWAPYLTDTLRELVRDGHRRVLTLATSAYASYSGCRQYRENLAESLTALREEGLRPPRVDKLRHYFNHPGFLEPVVDGVLACLDDLPAEVRDDAHLAFTTHSIPTAAADTSGPVEEHGDGGAYVAQHRDAAELITEAVRERTGVRHSWSLVYQSRSGPPSVPWLEPDICDHLAELHGAGVPGVVMVPVGFVSDHMEVRYDLDTEALDKASELGLPARRSPTVGADPRFAAAVRELVLERAATERGEAPARCALGALGPSHDVCPVGCCPARTPKPAAAGADAPPL